The window CTTTCGGGATGTTCATCGTAGCAGCATTCATTTTAATTTACTTTATCTATCGTATGACGGCACTTGGCTTGGTGGCATTGCCTGTGGCATTGTTAATCATTGCTTATGCATCGATGTTCCCGAATGAAGTAAGCCCATTAGTACCGTCCTTGCAAAGTCACTGGCTAACAATTCACGTGATTACAGCAGCTTTAGGACAATCGGTATTAGCAATTAGTGCTGTTGCAGGTCTTATTTATTTATTAAAAGTGGTCGATGTAAAAAAACCTTCAAAGCAACGCTTCTGGCTTGAAGCAGTCATGTATTGCATTATCGTGGTTGTCGGCTTTGTAGTTGTTACGTCGTCATTTAGTGCAATGGATTACGAATCGACGTATACATATGTTGATAAAGAAGGTAAGGATCGTCAAATTATCTACAATATGCCGCCGATTTTCGGAATGAATGAATATAAGGCCGTAGAAGAACATGGAATGTCACCGTTAGTAGAAATGCCTGGAATCATCAATGCGAAAAAATTAACAACAGTTGTCTGGTCATTGTTAGTAGGCTCTATTCTATACTTACTTATTCGCTTAATTGCACGTCGTCGAATTAGCGCAATATTCCAACCGCTAGTTAAACGTGTAAACTTACAATTACTCGATGAAATCGGTTACCGCTCGGTGTTAATTGGTTTCCCTGTATTCACGTTAGGCGCATTAATCTTTGCGATGATTTGGGCGCAAATTGCGTGGAGTCGTTTCTGGGGTTGGGACCCGAAAGAAGTGTGGGCGCTTATTACATGGTTATTCTATGCAGCATTCTTACACCTTCGTCTTTCAAAAGGCTGGGAAGGTGAAAGATCTGCCTGGTTGGCATTAATTGGTTTCGGTATTATTCTATTTAACCTAATTGCTGTAAACTTAATTCTTGCAGGTTTACACTCTTACGCGTAAATGTGAAACGAAAAGCCTTTTCGCCGCAGCGAAGGGGCTTTCTTTTCTTTTCAAGACGTAAAGTACCATGTACAATAGAGGGTAGAGAAAGATTGGAAGAGAGGGATCGTGCAAGTGTCAGAAAATATTTCAGTATTAGTAGTAGATGACGAGGATCGTATTCGCCGCTTATTGAAAATGTATTTAGAGCGTGAAGGATACTTAGTTGACGAAGCAGAGAATGGTGAAGAAGCGATCGAGAAATCTTTAGAAAAAGAGTATCACTGTATTTTACTTGATATTATGATGCCTGAAAAAGATGGGCTTGAAGTGTGTGCTGAAATCCGTGAGCGTGCTGCAACACCAATTATTTTATTAACTGCGAAGGGCGAGGAAGCGAATCGTGTACAAGGGTTCGAGCTTGGTGCAGATGATTATATTGTAAAACCATTTAGTCCTCGTGAAGTTGTCCTACGTGTGAAGGCTATTTTACGCCGATCACAAGCATTCTCACCTACGACGAGCGCATCTTCTTCAAAAGATTTAGTTGTATTCCAACACTTAATGATCGATCATGATGCCCACCGTGTAACGGCAGAGGGTATCGAAGTAAATTTAACACCGAAAGAATATGAATTACTGTATTTTCTAGCAAAATCGCCAGACAAAGTATTTGACCGTGAACAATTACTAAAAGAAGTTTGGCATTATGATTTCTTTGGGGACCTACGTACAGTCGATACACATGTAAAGCGTTTACGTGAAAAGCTCAATCGTGTATCAGAGAACGCTGCAAAAATGATTGTCACTGTTTGGGGCGTTGGCTACAAATTTGAGGTTGTTAATGAATAGAATATGGAATAGTGTTGTCGGGAAGCTATGGGTAACCATATTGCTTCTCGTTTCATTTGTATTATTTGTTTTCACGGTTTTAATGCTCGAATTTCTTCAAAACTATCATATGCAGCAGGCAGAGATCTCGCTACGTCAAACGGCTGCAACTGTCGCAAGTATTGTTGATGACAATGAAACGGCAGAAACGACTTCGGAATTATTAACAGATATTTTACCAGATAGTACGAATGCACTTATTGCAATCAGCCATGTCGAAGTATCATTTGCGATGCAAGAAGGCGTTAACAAAAAAGAAATTCAAGATACGATATTGGCCAACAAAACTTTCCATGAAATTTTTCAATCAGATGAACCTGTCATTAAAGAAATGATGATGCCGTCCTCAACAGACAAAGATAAAATGGAATCTTATGTCGTACTCGCCTTTCCTTTAAATGTGGAAAATGCTGTGCATGGTGCAGTCTTTATTTATCAAAGTCCAGATGCACTACATAAAACATCGAAAGAAACAACGAAAATTGTCTTTTTAGCGGCATTTATAGCCTTCGTATTAACGACATTCTTTGCATTTTTCTTATCTTCACGTATTACTTCGCCATTGCGTAAAATGCGAGAATTGGCATTTGAAATCTCCAAAGGAAACTTCGAAGCGAAAATGCCAACCACACAAAATGATGAAATTGGTCAACTTGCAGTTGCTTTTAACCAAATGGGTCGCCAGCTGAAACACAATTTAGAGGTTATCAATCAAGAAAATGAACAGTTGTCGAATATCCTGACTTCGATGACGGATGCCGTTATTACGTTTAATCGTGACCGTACAATATTACTTAGCAATCCACCTGCTGAACGTTTAATGCAAAAATGGTTTGTCAATAAGGGTTCACAAAGTACAAAGCCCATCCCGCCAGAGCTGTATCATATGCTCGATCATGTACTGATGTTTGAGGATAAGCTCGAAGAGGAAATTGAAATGGATGGAAATTATTACACGTTTACGATTAGTCCGCTCTATAGTGGTGAATTGATACGTGGAGCGGTGGCTGTTATACGTGATATGACTGAGCAGCATCGTCTAGAAAAGCTCCGATCTGATTTTATAGCCAATGTGTCACATGAGTTACGTACGCCGATTGCGATGCTCCAGGGCTACTCTGAAGCCTTAATGGATGATTTCATTCAAGATCAAGAAGAACGCAATGAAATTACAAAAATTATTTATGATGAATCAAAGCGGATGGGACGCCTTGTTACGGACTTATTGGACCTTGCGCGTATGGAGTCTGGACATATGGCGCTCTACAAAGATGAGTTACCAATTAACTCATCATTCGAGCGTATCACACAAAAATTTGCGCAAGTGGCAAAGGAAAAGCATATTCAGCTTATTTTTGATAGTGAATTTAATGATGATGCGATTATTAGCATAGATGAGGATCGTATTGAGCAAGTATTAACCAATTTGGTTGATAATGCACTTCGTCATACGGATGAAGGATCAGTAACAGTGAAAGTGGAGAAGGAGCCAACCTTTGCCAAAATTTCTGTACAGGACACAGGACATGGTATTCCACAGGATGATTTACCGTATGTCTTTGAACGCTTCTATAAGGCAGATAAGGCACGTACGCGTTCAAAAGGTGGCACAGGTCTTGGGCTTGCAATTGCGAGAAATATCGTCAAGGCACATTCAGGAAATATTATGGTTGATAGTGTTTTAAAAGAAGGTACGACTTTCACGTTTTATTTACCATTCGATTAACTTTATTTTGTCGAATGGAAAACAAAACAATAGCGCCTAGACTGATGCAACAAGCAACAGCATTAAATGTGTTAATGTGCAAATGCCAGGAGGCTGTATAATTGTCATGTAGAGATAGAATAAGTGTAACTTCTATGAAAGTTAGACGACAAATACTATAAGAACGGGGGTGGAGTGCATTGAATGACTCCGTGTTCCATCGACTATACGATGTATATCATCAAGACGTGTTCCAGTTCCTTATTTATTTAGTGAAAAACCGTACACTTGCTGAGGATTTAGCGCATGAAGTGTACGTTCGTGTGCTGCGCTCATATGACCACTTTGCAGGAAACAGCAGTGAGAAAACGTGGTTATTTGCTATTGCAAAAAACGTAGCAATTGACCATTTTAGAAAACAGGCAGTACGCAAAAAACATTCACTTGATTTTTTTGACTGGGAAACGGAACAACTACATTCAACCACACCATCACCTGAAGATATGCTACAGGCTAGCGATGAATTTTTGCAAGTAGAGTCAGCGCTTGAAAACTGTTCCGGCGACCAAAAAATGGTCATTATTATGCGCTTCTTCCAAGACTTATCCATTGCTGAAACAGCACAAATATTAAATTGGACAGAAGCGAAGGTAAAAACGACTCAGCATCGTGCCATTAAGTTTTTAAGACAACAGTTACAACCGGTTAGTGAACAGGAGGCGAAACGGCAATGACTCATAAACAGTTTGACGATGACCAACTTGAAAATATATTGAACAATGCCCCTAAGCTTTCTGACCACCGTTCGAAAGACGAAGTGTTGAAACGATTGCTGGCAGATGCACGCTTGCAGGATAATATCCATCTTCAAGATGCCGTGCAAGAACCAATTGATACCCAAATTGCAACGATAGAGCCTAATCAACAGAATGATGCTATACAATCAGAGAGAAATGATTTACCAATAAAAAAACGTAAAAATAGAAAAATGCCTATATTTATGAGTATTGCTGCTGTTTTTGTCTTGACTTTAATAACGGGATCTGTGTTTGTTCACAATAATGAATCGCCTAAAAATCAGGCAACCCCTGATAGCGCTACATTTTCTGCGATACCAGAAAACAGAGCTACAAAGGATATTGAAAGTAGTGATACTGTAATGGATTCCAGTATAGCTGCGGAATATAATCGGATGATGTCGCTCCGAACATCTGTGTACGAAGAAGATTTAACAGATGCCGTAGTATTCCGCATTGGTTTAGCTGGGGGAAAAGCGGCGGAGAGTGTCCCCATGACGTATATTATTCCAAATGAGCGCGTTGCCGCTGATTTTGGCAAGGAAAAGCCTACATCTTTGCAAATGTATGAAAAATACGCTCCACAAATAGATGAGGAAGCAATGGGCTTTACAAACTATCATCCATACAAGGGTGATTTGAAAGAAAAAGGCGAAAAACTTGTGCATGTACTACCTAAAAAAAATGATTACGATATAGCTTCGGCCTCGGTAAGTAAGTATCTAGGGTCGTTAAAGGACACATTCTCAGATTCTGATTATAAGGAAATTGCCTTTGAAAATGCAGATGGCACGGCTTATGAGTTCTCGCAAGCGGGTGAGCCAAGTGAGCCAATGGCATTGAAGCCAAAAGATCATTATAATTATTATTTATATAAGGAAGAAAATGGCACAGAATATATATCGCCAGATTTTCGTAAAACCTATCCAACTGTAACAGAGGCACTCACAGTGATGCGTCAAAAAAACGATGATATCTATGTTCCGGCCATACCAGAGAATGTGACTTACACAGTGAAGGAAGAAGCGGATGGTGTCGTCGTAACTTTTGATGCGCCACTTGATTTAACAACTATGGATGCAGTGCGTGCTACGCAGTTAATTGAGGCAATGATGCTAACTGCTGCGAGTTTCGAAAAAAAATTGCGCTTAGATAATGTCGTACAGGACAGTTGGGAGGGCTTTGATTTAACAAAGTACTTACCATTGCCAGTAGGGGCGAATAAGCAATATATGCCATAATAACTGAAAAAAGGCTGGGACATAACTTTAAATTTTAAGAAAGAGGAGCAAAGGCGTTATTAAATTTTCGCTATCTAAAAATGAAGAAAAATTTAGACGTTCTTCCTTTTGGAATAAATAAAATTCAGAAGAGAGTACTAGTTGATGGTTGCGAAGGCCACGCCCCCGGAAAGCGTCCGCCGTAGCGGACATCAACGCTTACAGCAAAAAAGTGTTAGATCGACGGCAGTCAATCTAACACTTTTTCTCTTTTGTCCCAGCTTTTTTTATATGGTTCAAAAGAACGCTGGAATTAGTGGATGAACATAAGAGGTGGACATACCGACAATAAGCTGTCTTAATACATACAAACTTAATCGGATTTTTTTAAGCAGAAGTATTTACTTTTTCTTAATAATTCATTATAGTTAAGCTGTAAGATAAAATAATATTGATTCATCTTCGGGGCAGGGTGAAAATCCCGACCGGCGGTAATAGAATCGTAAATCGCTATTGTAGCATAAAACTACATTCGCTCGAATGATTTACTACAAGATTCTTCAGCCCGCGACCTGTGCAAATCTTTTTTTGCATGGCTGACTTGGTGTGATTCCAAGGCCGACAGTTATAGTCTGGATGGGAGAAGATGGAGGTACGATCGTCATTCGATGTTACGAATTTTAGCTATGTACGAGCGTTTTTTCATTGTGGATTTTGTACAGTGGACGCTAAAAAATAGTTAATAATGGCGTTTTTTAACCTTGCCTATTCTCCCTTATGCTATTCGTGCATAGGGGTTTTTTCGTGGACAGGAATTGATCGCATCGTTGCCTTTCTTCTTGCGAGATCGAATCAGCAAAGAGGAGAGAGCTTACAATGAAGAAAGATGTCAAACTTCAATCGTTTATTACGATTGGCATGCTAAGTAGTATTTCGTTTTTACTAATGCTTTTTAATTTCCCGATTCCGCCATTTCCAGCGTTTCTAGAGGTGGATTTCAGTGATATGCCTGCACTTATTGCAGCAATTACAATGGGACCTGTAGCAGGTATTTTAGTAGAATTATTTAAAAATGTACTAGATTGGATTTTCTCAGGAACACCAACAGGTGTACCGGTTGGCCATATGGCAAACTTTGCGACAGGAATTTTATTTATTTTACCAGTAACGTTTATCTTTAATCGTTTTAAAACAGTTGCAGGTCTTGTTGGAGGTTTAGTTGCTGGAACAATCGTGATGGCAGTAGGTATGAGCCTTCTAAACTATGCGGTATTTTTACCAATGTACACATACTTCTTAGGCATGGAGCCAGTCGTTGGAGATTCTTTATATACAATGATTGTAGCAGGGATTTTACCATTTAACCTTGTAAAAGGTATTTTATTAACGGCAATTATGGCAATACTATTCACAACAATGCGTAAATGGATTGAACGTCAACGTCAAATGTATTTAACAAAATAATAAATAGATCGAACCTCGAGTATGTAGATGCTCGAGGTTTTTTTATGGGGATTTTGGTAGTGACGGATAGAAAGCCTGAAGTGACGGATAGGGGGACCGAAGTGACGGATAGAATGCCCAGAGTGACGGATAGAGGCCCAGAATGAAAGATGGAATGCTCGAAAAGACGGAAAATTGCATAAAAAATGGATAATATGCTGGTCAACTTTAGATGGTCTAGTCGTAATTCTTAATTTCATGTACAATTAGTGTGAGTTTAGAATGTTGAGGAGTTTGAAGAGATGAGTCAAAAGAACGGACAGTGGTCCAGTAAATTAGGGTTTATTTTAGCATCGGCAGGAGCAGCGATTGGACTAGGTGCAATTTGGAAACTGCCGTATGTCACAGGTCAAAGTGGCGGTGGCGCATTTTTCCTGATTTTTGTGCTATTTACATTATTGATTGGTTTGCCGATGTTATTATCGGAATATATTTTAGGGCGTGGTACACAGTCAGAGGCAGTAACTGCATATAAAAAAGTTGTGCCAACGAAGCAGGGCTGGGCATGGATTGGTCGCATGGGTGTGCTGGGGTGTTTTCTGCTATTAACTTTTTACAGTGTAGTTGGGGGCTGGATTTTTATATATAGCGGCCTTGGCGTGACGGGATCGGTCATAAATCCTACCGTTAATCCTAGTGATTTATTTGGTAACATAATAGGGACGCCATGGATTACACTACTTGGTTTAGTGCTGTTTACGTTGGCAAATGTAGTGGTCATTTCACTTGGTGTGCAAAATGGGATTGAAAAAGCTAATAAGTGGATGATGCCATTATTATTTTTAATGTTTGTAGTACTTGTAGTGCGTGCGTTAACGTTAGATGGGGCGATGGAGGGTGTTAAATTCTTCTTGTGGCCGGACTTCACACATATTACAGGGAAGGCGTTACTAGAGGCTTTAGGGCAATCGTTCTTTGGCTTAGCCGTTGGGTTTTCATGTCTTGTGACGTATAGCTCATATTTGAAAAAAGATGTGAGTCTACCGAATTCAGCGAGGTCAGTTGTTATGCTAACGGTGCTTGTGTCGTTTTTCGCCGGACTTGCGATTTTCCCGGTTGTCTTTGCTTTTGACTTAGAGCCAACAGCGGGACCTGGATTATTATTTATGGTGTTGCCAACAGCATTTAGTCAAATGCCGTTCGGGGAAGTATTTTTAGCGATGTTTTTATTACTGTTTTTATTTGCTACGCTAACATCATCCTTTAGTTTATATGAAATAATCGTAGCGGCATTTATTGAAAAATGGCATATGTCACGTACTTCATTGACGATGTTACTCGGTGTGGTTGTCTTTATAGCTGCGATTCCATCCGCTTTATCATCAAGTCTTTTAGCTGATGTATCGATTTTTGGTAAAACAATTTTTGATGCGACCGACTTTTTAGTGTCGAATTTAATGTTGCCATTAGGTAATTTATTGATTGCGATTTTTATTGCGTATGTGGTTGATAAGGAATTTGTGAAAAAAGAATTACTGATGGGCAGTCAAATGGGACAGGGGTTTTTTACAACATATCGCTGGTTAATGTTAATTGTAGTACCTTTAGTTATTATTGTTGTCCTGCTTAATATGCTTTTGCAATTTTAATATAAGAAGCTGAGACAAAAGAGAAAAAGTGTTAGATTGACTGCTGTCGATCTAACACTTTTTTACTGTAAGCGTTGATGTCTGCTACGGCGGACGCTTTCCAGGGGCGTGGCCTGAGACTGTAGTCTCAGGTGTCACGCTAATCCCCCAGGAGCCGCCGCCTTCGCAACCATCAACTAGTACTCTCTTCTGAATTTTATTTATTCCAAAAGGAAGAACGTCTAAATCTTTCTTTTAGATAGCCAAAATTTAATAACAGCTGTGCTCCTCTTTCTTAAAATTTAAAGTTTTGTCCCAGCCTCTAAATTTTTACTTACAAAAAATTAATACTCATTTAGTGATAATTCGCTCGACCATCCGTTTTGGATGATTTGTTTTGCTTCTTCTTCACTTTTTGAAATTGGGAATATTTTGTCACACTGGGAAATAGCAAATAAGTTACGAATGAAATCATCAACGACAATAATGGCAATTCTTTTTTCTTTTACAGATACCATCTTTGCAAAATTGACAATCATGCCAAAGCCTGTACTATCAATATTCATTACTTTTTGCATATCGATAATGTATCCGAGCTTTGTTTCTAATTTAAGCGCTTGTAGATCTTTTTTAATATCCTCAATTACCCCATATTCCAAATCACCAGTAAACGAAATGACAATATAATTAGCCTTTGTGTTTATAGCCATTGAAGCCTTTTTCTGAGCCATACTTATAGCGCCTCCATCTTTCTTTTCATGTTTAGGATTCGTTTTCCAAACATTAAAACTTAAATTTATTCACTTCATTCTGTAATTTATGGGCAATTGCAGCTAATTCGTCTGAACTTTGTGTGATTTCTGCAACAGTTGCATATTGTTCTTCTGAGGTTGCCGCAATTTCTTCGGTAGCAGCTGCTGAGTCTTCGATAATTCGTGAAATATCTTGAATTGCTTGTTGGACACCTAGAGAATTATCATTTACATTAGTGAATGCGACTTTCATTTGCTCAACATCTGCTTCGGTTTCTACCACTTTTTCAACAATTTCTTTTAAAGCACTCCCTCCTTTATTGATGATTACCACTTGTTCCTCTACGGCAAGTAAGTTACTTTCCATTGTACGAACAGTCACTGAAGTTTCTGCTTGTATATCATTAATTAAATTTGTAATCTGTCCTGAAGCTAAACTAGATTGCTCTGCTAACTGGCGAACCTCTGAAGCTACCACTGCAAAGCCTTTTCCTTGGTCACCTGCTCGTGCTGCTTCAATAGCGGCGTTGAGGGCAAGTAAATTTGTTTGCTCAGCAATGCTTGTGATAACAGTAATTATTCCGCCAATTTCTTCTGAACGCTTACCGAGCTTTTGAATAGAATCAGTAGCGTAAGAAACTGTTTTTGTAACGGCGCTCAAATGTTTGATGGCTTCATTGATGGCTTCGTCCCCTTTACGGGCAATAAGAGTCGAATCTCCGGCGTTATTTAAAGTTTCTTCTACCTTTTGTAAACTATGAGCTACTTCATCAATCGTTTTTTGCATCATATTTAGGATTCTTTCAGATTGATCAGATTGTGTCGTGGTCCCGACTGCAATTTCATTCATTGTTAACGCAATTTGACTTGCTGCCTCGCTTGTTTGATGTGATGATTCTGCTAAAGAATGAGAAGAGTTTGCTATTTGGTTGGCACTACCAGCTACAATGGTTATCGTTTCGGTTAAGCGATTTTTCATATCACTAAAGGCTTGTGCTAAATCCGCAATTTCATCTTTTCCTCTTGGGCTTAATAATTTTACATTTAAATTTAAATTGGCAAGTTCTTTGGCATTTGCACTAAGTATATTGAGGGGTGTAATAATCTGACGTTGTAAAAACCAGCTAATACATACAATAATCAAAATGGCAATTCCTAATGAAATGGCAATATTATAAAATGCAGAATTTGTAGCAATTTTTATATAGGGTGCAGTTGGGACAGCTGTTGCCCACACACCAATGACATCCCCTTTACTATCTAAAATAGGATCATAGGCTGCTTGATGCATGCTTCCTAAAACATTTGCAGAGCCGATGAAACGCTTTTTTTGCCCGAGTACAACAGTAGCTACCTCATCGGAAACTTTTGTATTGAGAGCCCGTTTGCCAGATTCTACTATATTCGTACTAATGCGGGTATCATTTTGGAATATGGATACAGCGTTGCCATTTGTCAGTTCACCAACCTTATCAGCAACTTCAAAATTCTCTACCATGTTGACATCGCCTTTATACAATTGATTGTTGACGATTTTCCAGTCTCCGGGAATTTTTGCATCTAAAAATTGGTAGCTTAATTGAATATCTGATAAAAGTTTTGTATTTGCACTTTCTAATAGATTATTCTTCGCTATATAGAAGTTAATACCGGCTAAAAGTGATGTTAGTAGTAAAATACAAGTAAAGATGAGCAGGGTCATCTTTTTCCGGATTGTCCATTTCATAAAAGTTCCTCCTAGTTATATATTACGCATGGATTTTTTTTGAAATACCAACTAAAAATTTTGTTTCTGTTACATTTTCAAACCAAATATGATCAACCATATTTTTTACGAATAATAAACCTCGTCCCCGATCAAAAGAAGTGTGATTATGTACATCAAATTGAAAGACTTTTTCCCAATCATTTTCGTCGATTCCTTTAGCTTCATCAGTGACCGTTACTCGTATCTCTTCGTCCGTCTGGGTAACCTGTACTTGTATTTTTTCTTTACAATCTGTATAAATTTTTCCCATCGCTTCGACAGCATTAATGACTAATTCGTGAACGACAAATCGTATTTCCCTTTGATAAGGAAGATCATATACAGTCATATAATTTTCCATTACCTGATCAACAAAGTTAATGGCCTGCATATTAGGTTGTACATTGAGTGTGAATTCCATTATCAATCACCTACCTTATAATGTTATCGTTACTGAAACTACTGTAATATCATCGCTATGTTGGTTTTCTGATAAATCGTATTTTTGCGAAAATTTTTGCAAGGCATAGGCATTATCTTGAGATGCGTAGGAATGAAAGAAATCAAAATCGATTAACTGTTGTTCATTTAATGTAAGTAAACCATCGGTATAAAGAATGATACGATGCCAACCAGATAAAGGAATCGTTTTTTTGTTGATTTGAATAGTAGGAAAAAGACCTAAGATGGGCGTATTGGCTGGCAGGAACACCGTTTCTCCATACTTGCCGTATAAAAAGCCAGATGGGTGAGCCGCATTAACATAATGTAAGGTGCCGCTTTTTGTATCAATTAGTATATAGATAGCTGTCAATAAAAAACGATCCATATCCTCATCTGAAAACAACTCATATATTTGATGGTTGAGTTCGTGAATAACTGCAACGGGATCAATTAATCTAGTAATAATCCCTCTTAGTAACGATTTAATAGACATAGTGACAAGAGAGGCAGCAATGCCATGTCCCATCGCATCATAGAGTAGAACAGCGGTTAAATCATCGTTGATTTTAAACCAGCTGTACATGTCACCGCCTAATGTATTAGAAGTAACATATAGTCCATTTATTTGAATATGTTTGAGATTTAACGGTAGTGATAATGCATTCTTTTGAAACTTTTTAGCAATCATTAAATCCTTCTGAATGGAACTTTCCTGTAGTTTCCGAAGTTTAGCTTCTCCTTGATATTTTAGGGCGACTTGAATGCGTGTTTTGAAATGGGTGAAATCAAATGGCTTCAATATAAAATCGAATATGCCTGCCTCAAAGACTCTGTCAATCGTAATCGATTTTTCATATGAAGTGGAGAGAAGAATGGGTGCATCAATCCAATTCTGTAATACTTCAATATGTTGACAAATTTCCTCGCAATTTTTAAGTGTTAATTTTGCATCAAAAATAATTAAATCGAGCTCTTCTTTTAAATCATCTAATAAATAATTCATCGCTGCTTCCGTTGTTGTAAAACAATGAATATTTTTGATGTCTATACGATGAAAATACTTTTGCATTCGCAACACATCATTGCTCACGCTACCAATAATTAATACTGCCATGCTTCTTTACACTCACCGCCTTATGTATCTTTGGAACTATATGCGCATTTAAATATATGGCTTTTTTATTTGCTGACTTAAAATATGAATGAGCAATTATAAAATTCTAATTTGCTATAAATTTACCAGTAAAACTAACTTTGCACAAGACTATTGTTGTATAAAAAGCGAAATTTTTTATGGGAGTTTTTATTATGTGAACCATGTATATTATACTATTTGTTTTTTCGATCGATAGGATTAACAAATTTATGTAATCTATTATTGGATTATTACTAAAAATACGAAAAAAAACAAAAATTACGTT of the Lysinibacillus fusiformis genome contains:
- a CDS encoding methyl-accepting chemotaxis protein, translated to MKWTIRKKMTLLIFTCILLLTSLLAGINFYIAKNNLLESANTKLLSDIQLSYQFLDAKIPGDWKIVNNQLYKGDVNMVENFEVADKVGELTNGNAVSIFQNDTRISTNIVESGKRALNTKVSDEVATVVLGQKKRFIGSANVLGSMHQAAYDPILDSKGDVIGVWATAVPTAPYIKIATNSAFYNIAISLGIAILIIVCISWFLQRQIITPLNILSANAKELANLNLNVKLLSPRGKDEIADLAQAFSDMKNRLTETITIVAGSANQIANSSHSLAESSHQTSEAASQIALTMNEIAVGTTTQSDQSERILNMMQKTIDEVAHSLQKVEETLNNAGDSTLIARKGDEAINEAIKHLSAVTKTVSYATDSIQKLGKRSEEIGGIITVITSIAEQTNLLALNAAIEAARAGDQGKGFAVVASEVRQLAEQSSLASGQITNLINDIQAETSVTVRTMESNLLAVEEQVVIINKGGSALKEIVEKVVETEADVEQMKVAFTNVNDNSLGVQQAIQDISRIIEDSAAATEEIAATSEEQYATVAEITQSSDELAAIAHKLQNEVNKFKF
- a CDS encoding ATP-binding protein; amino-acid sequence: MEFTLNVQPNMQAINFVDQVMENYMTVYDLPYQREIRFVVHELVINAVEAMGKIYTDCKEKIQVQVTQTDEEIRVTVTDEAKGIDENDWEKVFQFDVHNHTSFDRGRGLLFVKNMVDHIWFENVTETKFLVGISKKIHA
- a CDS encoding SpoIIE family protein phosphatase; translation: MAVLIIGSVSNDVLRMQKYFHRIDIKNIHCFTTTEAAMNYLLDDLKEELDLIIFDAKLTLKNCEEICQHIEVLQNWIDAPILLSTSYEKSITIDRVFEAGIFDFILKPFDFTHFKTRIQVALKYQGEAKLRKLQESSIQKDLMIAKKFQKNALSLPLNLKHIQINGLYVTSNTLGGDMYSWFKINDDLTAVLLYDAMGHGIAASLVTMSIKSLLRGIITRLIDPVAVIHELNHQIYELFSDEDMDRFLLTAIYILIDTKSGTLHYVNAAHPSGFLYGKYGETVFLPANTPILGLFPTIQINKKTIPLSGWHRIILYTDGLLTLNEQQLIDFDFFHSYASQDNAYALQKFSQKYDLSENQHSDDITVVSVTITL